In Colletotrichum destructivum chromosome 8, complete sequence, the following proteins share a genomic window:
- a CDS encoding Putative dolichyl-diphosphooligosaccharide--protein glycosyltransferase subunit Swp1 produces MRFLHSLTPALALFAAGAVQAASSWGFDSATVSISGKGKDATKEKLSPTAPLKKALSLEAKDSLKVILTAKEGDKAKRPHQAFLILKEPTTGLEAPFPLEIKDTGRGVVDISQKDLPIQLLLATEPLKASIVIGSFGSSKALETTLFNVAVKREASAPAPAYEPPVRYGKQPEIHHVFKEGDKSPPKIISLAFVIAVLATIPVLLIGWLNLGANFNHLQKALSAAPLSHATFFGSIVAMEGVFFLYYSSWNLFQTLPAVAIVATSIFLSGTKALSEVQSRRLSGQR; encoded by the exons ATGCGATTCCTCCACTCCTTGACACCCGCCCTCGCGCTGTTTGCGGCTGGTGCCGTGCAGGCCGCTTCATCATGGGGATTCGACAGTGCCACTGTCTCGATTTCTGGAAAGGGCAAAGATGCCACCAAGGAGAA GCTGAGCCCAACTGCTCCTCTCAAGAAGGCCCTCTCTCTGGAGGCCAAGGACAGCCTCAAGGTCATCCTgacggccaaggagggcgacaAAGCTAAGCGACCGCACCAGGCCTTCCTGATCCTCAAGGAGCCCACAaccggcctcgaggcccccttccctctgGAGATCAAGGACACCGGTCGTGGTGTCGTCGATATT TCCCAGAAGGACCTCCCGATCCAGCTCCTCCTGGCTACCGAGCCCCTCAAGGccagcatcgtcatcggctcATTCGGCTCCTCCAAGGCTCTCGAGACGACCCTTTTCAACGTCGCTGTCAAGCGCGAAGCCAGTGCTCCAGCCCCAGCCTACGAGCCTCCCGTCCGCTACGGCAAGCAACCCGAGATCCACCACGTCTTCAAGGAGGGTGACAAGAGCCCACCCAAGATCATCTCGCTTGCTTTTGTcattgccgtcctcgccacgATCCCCGTGCTCCTCATCGGC TGGCTCAACCTTGGCGCCAACTTCAACCACCTCCAAAAGGCTCTCTCCGCGGCGCCTCTCTCCCACGCTACCTTCTTCGGCTCCATCGTAGCCATGGAGGGCGTCTTTTTCCTGTATTACTCCAGCTGGAACCTCTTCCAGACCCTGCCCGCCGTGGCCATTGTTGCGACCTCCATCTTCCTCAGCGGCACCAAGGCCCTCAGCGAGGTCCAGAGCCGCCGTCTCTCTGGCCAGCGGTAA
- a CDS encoding Putative peptidase M28, glutaminyl-peptide cyclotransferase, whose translation MGLLTSLPKLPLVGSILIVLCSLFTPATAYTELGDEALRAIPSGGDGFDINTGSLLAPILIPRVPGTPGSAKVQQHFVDFFRANLPEWIIEWHNSTSKTPATGDKDIPFTNLIFRRDPPWAKGGDVEYLTLVAHYDSLNHPEGFIGAIDSAAPCAMLLHAARSIEDALVKKWKAMEASGDAGNGLDEEKGVQIILLDGEEAWVSWTETDSLYGARALAKSWEDTVHPDALYKSPLSSISLFLLIDLLGAPNPRIPSYFPSTHWAYKKMAKIEHRMRELGVLETKPKHPFLTDRKKAKVGFSGGYVLDDHVPFMERGVEILHIIPTPFPDVWHKIEDDAEHLDLPTVRDWARILTVFTAEWMELDEHLPRRAESEAADGPSDFRDEL comes from the exons ATGGGTCTGTTGACCTCCCTGCCGAAGCTACCCCTCGTAGGGTCGATCCTCATAGTCCTCTGCTCGCTCTTCACCCCAGCGACCGCCTACACCGAGCTTGGCGACGAAGCCCTACGCGCGATCCCCTCGGGCGGTGACGGTTTCGACATCAACACGGGCTCGCTGCTAGCGCCCATCCTGATCCCCCGCGTCCCCGGCACCCCGGGCTCCGCCAAGGTGCAACAGCACTTTGTCGACTTCTTCCGCGCCAACCTGCCCGAGTGGATCATTGAGTGGCACAATTCCACCTCCAAGACGCCCGCGACCGGCGACAAGGACATACCCTTCACGAACCTCATCTTCCGCCGCGACCCGCCGTGGGCCAAGGGAGGGGACGTCGAGTACCTGACGCTCGTTGCGCACTATGACAGCCTGAACCACCCGGAAGGGTTCATCGGGGCGATTGACAGTGCTGCGCCGTGTGCGATGCTGCTGCACGCGGCGAGGAGCATCGAGGATGCGCTGGTgaagaagtggaaggccATGGAGGCGTCTGGCGACGCCGGCAacgggctcgacgaggagaagggcgtccAGATTATCCTGCttgatggcgaggaggcgtGGGTGTCGTGGACCGAGACGGATTCGCTCTACGGAGCTAG GGCCCTAGCCAAGAGCTGGGAGGATACCGTTCACCCGGATGCTTTGTATAAGTCGCCGCTCTCTTCTAtcagcctcttcctcctcatcgatctcctcggcgccccTAACCCGCGGATACCGTCGTATTTTCCGTCGACTCACTGGGCATACAAGAAAATGGCAAAGATCGAGCATCGCATGCGTGAACTTGGCGTTCTCGAGACTAAGCCGAAGCACCCCTTCCTGACGGacaggaagaaggccaaggtgGGCTTTAGCGGAGGGTATGTCTTGGACGACCATGTGCCCTTCATGGAGCGCGGCGTCGAAATCTTACACATCATCCCGACGCCTTTTCCCGATGTATGGCATAAGAttgaggacgacgccgagcacCTTGACCTGCCCACGGTGAGGGACTGGGCGCGCATCCTGACTGTATTTACAGCGGAATGGATGGAGCTGGACGAGCATCTGCCCAGAAGAGCAGAGagcgaggccgccgatggaCCGAGTGATTTCAGGGACGAATTATAG
- a CDS encoding Putative glycoside hydrolase, family 76, six-hairpin glycosidase superfamily, which translates to MTRTSFRLPEACLSALALASCAAALVATPSPNAPTAFCSLFYPEAQPPTDCEPKQPTTFLAAPQAARKPSADTSKTKDEPLEAAFEALTVMQHDFFMSDQGTWPEAIDWTAAVMETMLSGTLTSLSQALAVLDFGGASEKGAKRNLIDTFFTQLVASYFGQDDVAIRHQAFDDILWVVLGWIDAIKFVDIHSGLFYPREGLNESATPGLGDALANGPWHGQYWIPSFAHRARVFWDLGSKGWDTRLCGGGMNWNPRLEPYKNAITNELWIAASISMYLWFPGDNNTTPWINSASGVKATREPKYLAAAIEGYRWITEVNMTNDAGLYVDGYHVDRSKQGNTRCDLRSEAVFTYNQGVLLTGQRGLFTATGSASYLEDGHRLIQAVIKASGWDLKLDQPVDDLSDLPPGYLPPWRGLGRGGIIEDSCDASATCSQDGQTFKGIFFHHFITFCQPIDPAVIEPGMTVNAQAYDQVKTAHASACQAYLGWVQHNAKSALLTRDQEGRFGAWWGAGVFQNALPTMETDGIPHNAPNVTDYRNYGLPHDGVWADGNPDKVWAPNGKARKDQTRSYVLAGGREQSRQHVLGDLSRQGPREEETDGNGNGFERRVRTAAVTMTSGDPNDRGRGRTPETQNGGMALMRAWWELIAASNGTFVKQQQ; encoded by the exons ATGACACGAACATCTTTCCGACTACCAGAGGCATGCCTTTCGGCGCTTGCTCTGGCATCTTGTGCCGCAGCACTCGTTGCGACGCCTTCTCCGAACGCACCCACGGCCTTCTGCTCCCTCTTCTACCCCGAAGCCCAGCCGCCGACCGATTGCGAACCGAAGCAGCCCACGACCTTTCTGGCAGCCCCGCAAGCAGCAAGAAAGCCTTCTGCTGATACATCCAAGACCAAAGACGAGCCGCTCGAGGCCGCTTTTGAGGCCTTGACGGTTATGCAACATGATTTCTTCATGTCGGACCAAGGGACATGGCCCGAAGCCATTGACtggaccgccgccgtcatggagACGATGCTGTCTGGCACCTTAACCTCGCTTTCGCAGGCCTTGGCCGTGCTTGATTTCGGGGGCGCGAGTGAAAAGGGCGCGAAGAGAAACTTGATTGACACTTTCTTCACCCAGCTTGTGGCCTCTTATTTTGGCCAAGACGATGTCGCAATCCGGCACCAG GCATTTGACGATATTCTCTGGGTTGTCCTCGGTTGGATCGATGCTATCAAGTTCGTCGATATCCACTCCGGACTGTTCTACCCTCGGGAGGGGCTCAACGAGAGCGCAACTCCAGGTCTCGGAGACGCATTGGCCAACGGCCCCTGGCATGGACAATACTGGATCCCTTCCTTTGCTCACCGAGCCCGCGTCTTCTGGGATCTCGGCTCAAAGGGATGGGACACACGCCTCTGCGGCGGTGGCATGAATTGGAACCCGAGATTGGAACCGTACAAGAACGCCATCACCAACGAGCTATGGATCGCCGCCTCGATCTCCATGTATCTCTGGTTCCCCGgcgacaacaacaccaccccATGGATCAACAGCGCAAGCGGTGTGAAAGCTACCCGAGAGCCCAAGtaccttgccgccgccattgAGGGCTACAGGTGGATCACCGAAGTCAACATGACCAACGATGCAGGCCTCTACGTTGATGGATACCACGTGGACAGGTCGAAGCAGGGCAACACTCGATGTGACCTTCGCAGTGAAGCTGTCTTTACCTACAACCAGGGTGTGCTTCTTACTGGCCAGCGTGGTCTCTTCACCGCAACGGGCAGCGCATCATATCTCGAAGACGGGCACAGACTGATCCAGGCGGTCATCAAGGCTTCGGGCTGGGATTTGAAGCTTGATCAGCCAGTCGACGACCTTTCGGACCTTCCCCCGGGCTACTTACCGCCCTGGCGAGGGCTGGGCCGTGGAGGCATTATAGAGGACTCTTGCGACGCCAGCGCCACCTGCTCGCAGGATGGACAAACTTTCAAGGGCATTTTCTTCCACCATTTCATCACGTTCTGCCAGCCAATCGACCCAGCCGTCATTGAGCCTGGCATGACTGTCAACGCTCAGGCGTACGATCAGGTCAAGACTGCTCACGCATCGGCCTGTCAGGCCTATCTGGGTTGGGTCCAGCACAACGCCAAGTCGGCTTTATTGACTAGGGACCAAGAAGGCCGATTTGGCGCTTGGTGGGGAGCGGGGGTATTCCAGAATGCAttgccgacgatggagacgGACGGCATTCCCCACAATGCGCCAAATGTGACCGACTACCGCAACTACGGCCTTCCGCACGACGGCGTGTGGGCTGACGGCAACCCCGACAAGGTGTGGGCCCCGAACGGCAAGGCACGCAAGGATCAGACAAGGAGCTATGTGTTGGCTGGTGGTCGGGAACAGTCCAGACAGCATGTCCTCGGTGACTTAAGCAGACAGGGACCGCGCGAAGAAGAAACTGACGGAAACGGAAATGGCTTCGAACGGCGagtgaggacggcggcggtgacgatgacaagCGGCGATCCAAACGACCGCGGACGGGGTAGAACACCGGAGACGCAAAACGGCGGCATGGCCCTGATGCGGGCTTGGTGGGAACTCATAGCCGCCTCCAATGGAACGTTTgtgaagcagcagcagtag